A stretch of the Pogona vitticeps strain Pit_001003342236 chromosome 8, PviZW2.1, whole genome shotgun sequence genome encodes the following:
- the SLC37A2 gene encoding glucose-6-phosphate exchanger SLC37A2 — protein sequence MKAIPAPGIRFLRSFSRDSWYRGLILVLTFLCYTTFHLSRKPISIVKSELHYNCSSRGPNPNNGSNSTTWCDWEPFDQDNYKELFGALDNAFLVAYAVGMYISGIFGERLPLRYYLSAGMILSGLFTALFGLGYYWNIHQLWYFVVVQLFNGLAQTTGWPSVVTCVGNWFGKGKRGLIMGIWNSHTSVGNILGSLIAGAWVSTAWGLSFIVPGIIIAAMGVVCFLFLIEYPEDVDCSPPLHHIANSDEKGLEAGSSISDGSLNVSTNSRENIIDVSENVKEPTEDREAISFIGALRIPGVVEFSFCLLFAKLVSYTFLYWLPLYIVNVAHLTAKEAGDMSTLFDAGGIVGGILAGLISDYTGGRATTCCVMLIVAAPMLFLYNHIGQNGLAISIVMLIICGGLVNGPYALITTAVSADLGTHESLQGNAKALSTVTAIIDGTGSVGAALGPLLAGVISRSSWDNVFYMLITADVLACLLLSRVVFKEMRGWCGCYTRKRGFKEF from the exons GTATCGAGGACTGATTCTTGTGCTGACCTTCCTATGCTATACCACTTTCCATCTCTCACGGAAACCCATTAGTATTGTAAAG AGCGAGCTGCATTATAATTGTTCCTCACGAGGACCCAATCCAAACAATGGTTCAAACAGCACGACGTGGTGTGACTGGGAGCCCTTTG aTCAGGACAACTATAAGGAACTCTTTGGGGCTCTGGACAATGCTTTCCTGGTGGCCTATGCTGTAGGAATGTATATCAG CGGGATTTTCGGGGAGCGCCTCCCATTGCGCTACTACCTCTCCGCGGGCATGATCCTGAGCGGTCTGTTTACAGCTTTGTTTGGCCTGGGCTACTACTGGAACATCCATCAACTCTGGTACTTTGTGGTTGTGCAG CTTTTCAACGGCTTGGCTCAGACAACTGGCTGGCCTTCAGTGGTGACGTGTGTTGGCAACTGGTTTGGAAAGGGGAA GCGCGGCTTGATCATGGGCATCTGGAATTCACACACATCTGTCGGGAACATCTTGGGGTCCTTGATTGCTGGCGCCTGGGTGTCCACTGCATGGGGCCTGTCGTTCATCGTGCCAGGGATCATCATAGCCGCCATGGGCGTCGTCTGCTTCTTGTTTCTCATCGAAT ATCCTGAAGACGTTGACTGCAGCCCACCCCTTCACCAT ATTGCCAATTCAGATGAGAAAGGTCTTGAAGCAGGTAGTTCCATCAGTGATGGGAGCTTGAACGTCTCCACCAACAGTCGGGAAAATATAATTGATGTGTCTGAAAATGTCAAGGAACCCACAGAGGATCGAGAAGCTATCAGTTTCATTGGTGCCCTCCGGATACCA GGAGTGGTAGAGTTCTCTTTCTGCCTCTTGTTCGCCAAGCTCGTCAGCTACACGTTCCTCTACTGGCTGCCCCTCTACATTGTGAATGTGG ctcATTTGACAGCAAAAGAGGCCGGAGATATGTCCACTCTCTTTGATGCTGGCGGCATTGTTG GAGGCATCCTGGCCGGCCTCATCTCCGACTACACTGGTGGTAGGGCCACCACATGCTGTGTGATGCTCATTGTGGCTGCTCCCATG CTGTTTTTATACAACCACATTGGTCAGAATGGTCTAGCCATCTCAATAG TCATGCTAATCATCTGTGGTGGCCTTGTTAATGGACCTTACGCTCTCATCACAACAGCAGTTTCAGCTGACTTG GGTACTCATGAAAGTCTCCAGGGTAATGCAAAGGCCCTCTCCACGGTTACAGCAATCATAGATGGAACTGGATCTGTAG GTGCTGCTCTTGGACCTCTGCTGGCAGGTGTGATCTCCCGTTCCAGCTGGGACAATGTCTTCTACATGTTGATAACTGCTGACGTGCTGGCATGCCTA